CTCATGCTCTTTTTCTTGGATACCAAACTCGGACAGGCCTATATTGCTACAGGTGACAATCCTGATATGGCTAGAAGTTTCGGGATTCATACTGGTCGCATGGAGCTTATGGGCTTGGTCTTATCAAATGGTGTGATTGCCCTTGCAGGTGCTCTTATTGCCCAGCAAGAAGGTTATGCCGATGTATCTCGAGGAATCGGGGTTATCGTTGTAGGTCTTGCAAGTTTGATTATTGGGGAAGTTATTTTCAAGAGTTTGAGCTTGGCAGAGCGTCTGGTTGCCATCGTTGTGGGTTCTATCGCCTATCAATTCTTAGTGTGGGCAGTTATTGCTCTTGGCTTTAATACAAGTTACCTTCGTTTATACAGTGCCTTGATTTTGGCAGTCTGCCTCATGATTCCAACATTTAAGCAAACAATCTTGAAAGGAGCCAAGTTAAGCAAATGACAGCAATTGTAGAATTAAAAAATGCAACCAAAGTCGTTAAAAATGGCTTTGATGAAGAAAAGATTATTTTAAATGATGTTTCCTTAGAAATTTTTGAACAGGACTTTATCACGATTTTAGGTGGAAATGGTGCTGGGAAATCGACTCTCTTTAACACTATTGCAGGAACCTTATCACTAACCAGTGGAACTATCCGTATTTTAGGTGAGGATGTTACCAAGTTTTCACCAGAGAAGCGAGCTAAGTATCTGTCTCGTGTCTTCCAAGATCCAAAGATGGGAACAGCTCCTCGTATGACAGTGGCAGAGAATCTCTTGATTGCCAAGTTTCGTGGTGAAAAGCGTGGATTGTTACCACGACGCTTGACAAGTTATAAGGATGAATTTCAGGCAACTATTGAAAAAGTAGGAAAT
The Streptococcus toyakuensis genome window above contains:
- a CDS encoding ABC transporter permease, with product MILSIISQGFVWAILGLGIFMTFRILNFPDMTTEGSFPLGGAVAVTLITKGVNPFLATLVAVGAGCLAGVAAGLLYTKGKIPTLLSGILVMTSCHSIMLLIMGRANLGLLGTKQIQDVLPFDSDLNQLLTGLIFVSLVIALMLFFLDTKLGQAYIATGDNPDMARSFGIHTGRMELMGLVLSNGVIALAGALIAQQEGYADVSRGIGVIVVGLASLIIGEVIFKSLSLAERLVAIVVGSIAYQFLVWAVIALGFNTSYLRLYSALILAVCLMIPTFKQTILKGAKLSK
- a CDS encoding ABC transporter ATP-binding protein, with amino-acid sequence MTAIVELKNATKVVKNGFDEEKIILNDVSLEIFEQDFITILGGNGAGKSTLFNTIAGTLSLTSGTIRILGEDVTKFSPEKRAKYLSRVFQDPKMGTAPRMTVAENLLIAKFRGEKRGLLPRRLTSYKDEFQATIEKVGNGLEKHLNTPIEFLSGGQRQALSLLMATLKRPELLLLDEHTAALDPKTSVALMELTDEFVKKDQLTALMITHHMEDALKYGNRLIVMKEGRIIQDLNNEEKSKMKISDYYQLFE